The following coding sequences are from one Candidatus Cloacimonadaceae bacterium window:
- a CDS encoding TolC family protein encodes MKRFIIIILLMPLTLLAAQYTLDDLIQYGLNNSWTMQRTELNYQISESQLSSSKWNLLPDASVGLSFENNLYHRIVPPVSDLSGRLGFTISKTISINDPAWFNYKYASLDNSRAKLQAERSAGTYAYQVFGAYLEVLSAGKQLASLTENLGIQTRVWEQGKVLLQLGKTTPFDVKQNEIAVMNSRILIIQLENTIATNRARLFGLVQMTDEGFELADLEPNPTFALPVLDTEEIGEVKILEADIKRSELGLTQDFRDYFPRVSLAYNFARNIGGENFNFDKYSTSHTVSLNLSYSLWNQFKQHQIHKRSRISNRLAEISLLDKKDEIKRQYNITAQELAYQNRLNELYGEKLEQSREQIRIAEERYRLGLIQLLELDKTRTDYIDANIAYHTNRYQIIAKQEALNYLLSNKILGKW; translated from the coding sequence ATGAAACGCTTTATCATCATTATTTTGCTGATGCCGCTAACACTTTTGGCAGCGCAATACACGTTGGACGACCTGATCCAATATGGCTTGAACAATAGCTGGACGATGCAACGCACGGAACTGAATTATCAGATCAGCGAGTCTCAACTGAGTTCCTCGAAGTGGAACCTGCTGCCGGACGCAAGTGTGGGTTTGAGCTTTGAGAATAACCTATACCACCGCATCGTACCGCCGGTTTCCGATCTGAGCGGCAGATTGGGATTCACGATCAGCAAGACGATCAGCATCAACGACCCCGCTTGGTTCAATTACAAATATGCCAGCCTGGATAACTCGAGAGCAAAACTGCAGGCGGAACGCAGCGCTGGGACCTATGCCTACCAAGTGTTCGGCGCCTATCTCGAAGTGTTGAGCGCTGGGAAACAGCTTGCCTCGCTCACGGAAAATCTCGGCATTCAAACCAGGGTCTGGGAACAGGGCAAAGTGCTCTTACAGCTTGGTAAAACCACTCCCTTCGACGTCAAACAAAACGAGATCGCGGTTATGAATTCCCGCATTTTGATCATCCAACTGGAAAACACCATCGCCACCAACCGCGCACGGCTTTTCGGGCTTGTGCAGATGACGGATGAGGGTTTCGAACTCGCCGATCTGGAACCCAACCCCACTTTCGCGTTGCCGGTTCTTGACACTGAAGAGATCGGCGAAGTGAAGATACTGGAAGCTGATATCAAACGCAGCGAACTGGGTCTTACGCAGGATTTTCGGGATTATTTTCCCCGAGTGAGCCTGGCATATAACTTTGCCCGCAACATCGGCGGAGAGAATTTCAATTTTGACAAATACTCCACTTCCCACACGGTCTCGCTCAATCTCAGCTATTCCCTCTGGAACCAATTCAAGCAACATCAGATCCACAAACGCTCCAGGATCAGTAATCGGCTGGCGGAAATCTCGCTTCTGGATAAAAAGGACGAGATCAAACGCCAGTATAATATCACCGCACAGGAGCTTGCCTACCAGAACCGTCTGAACGAGCTCTATGGCGAAAAACTGGAGCAATCCCGCGAGCAGATCAGGATCGCCGAAGAACGCTATCGCCTCGGTTTGATCCAGCTTCTGGAATTGGACAAGACGCGCACGGACTATATCGACGCCAATATCGCTTATCACACCAATCGCTATCAGATCATCGCCAAGCAGGAGGCGCTCAACTATCTGCTCTCAAACAAGATACTCGGAAAATGGTAA
- the argF gene encoding ornithine carbamoyltransferase: MAFNLRNRHFLTLMDFTPQEIRFLLDLSMDLKKAKYAGYEQQRLKGKNIALIFEKDSTRTRCAFEVAALDQGAHVTYLGPTGSQMGKKESIADTARVLGRMYDGIEYRGYGQEIVEELAKFAGVPVWNGLTTEDHPTQVLADFLTAMEHLNKPLNEMVFVYAGDGRNNVANALMIGAAKTGMDFRIVSPKELFPEKNLLQKCKEIAKETGAHITCTDSVVKGVLNADVIYTDVWVSMGEAESVWESRIKLLKPYQVNASMMKKTGKPNTLFMHCLPAFHDLNTTVGKQIYDKYKLTGMEVTDEVFESPNSVVFDEAENRMHTIKAVMVATLGN, encoded by the coding sequence ATGGCTTTCAACCTCAGAAACAGACACTTTCTGACCCTGATGGACTTTACTCCGCAGGAGATCAGATTTCTCTTGGATCTTTCCATGGATCTCAAGAAAGCAAAATATGCCGGATATGAGCAGCAGCGCCTGAAGGGCAAAAACATCGCACTCATCTTTGAAAAAGACAGCACCCGCACCCGCTGCGCCTTCGAAGTTGCCGCCCTCGACCAAGGTGCGCATGTGACATATCTGGGACCCACCGGTTCGCAGATGGGCAAGAAAGAATCCATCGCCGATACCGCCAGAGTCCTGGGCAGAATGTATGACGGCATCGAATACCGTGGCTATGGACAAGAAATCGTGGAAGAGCTGGCAAAATTTGCCGGAGTGCCAGTCTGGAACGGTCTTACTACTGAAGACCACCCCACACAGGTATTGGCGGATTTTCTCACCGCGATGGAACATCTAAACAAACCCCTAAACGAAATGGTCTTCGTCTATGCCGGAGACGGACGCAACAACGTTGCCAACGCTCTGATGATCGGAGCCGCCAAGACTGGAATGGACTTTCGCATCGTGAGCCCCAAAGAGCTCTTCCCCGAAAAGAACCTCCTGCAAAAATGCAAAGAAATCGCCAAGGAAACCGGCGCACATATCACCTGCACGGACAGCGTCGTCAAAGGCGTGCTCAACGCGGATGTGATTTACACGGACGTTTGGGTCTCCATGGGCGAAGCCGAAAGTGTGTGGGAAAGCCGCATCAAATTGCTAAAACCCTATCAGGTCAACGCCTCCATGATGAAGAAAACCGGCAAGCCAAACACCCTCTTCATGCACTGCCTGCCTGCGTTTCACGATCTGAACACCACCGTCGGCAAACAAATCTATGATAAATATAAACTCACCGGAATGGAAGTGACCGACGAGGTCTTCGAATCCCCAAATTCCGTAGTCTTCGACGAAGCCGAAAACCGCATGCACACTATCAAAGCAGTGATGGTGGCAACGCTGGGAAACTGA
- a CDS encoding M20/M25/M40 family metallo-hydrolase — protein sequence MKNLVLMLILAGLLFPLSAGVNRIVAIGSDSARKNMGDAKLYDAAHGLSLSGAEIYYYNENYIVAGLDERFETMHKDLAYRYLAAAPMRLTLFLVSRLDIDDLLDLSTYGRVLLDLGTSLLLQSDLNEVELRARIHNPFTILDTEPMRFQAQALNLSVVDETRTSISQMISHVNADSVLSFIQSLQDFQTRYAFASNRLQVAQWIQQQFIRMGVADAQLHQFTWQNTQQYNVVATIPGSVYPDQYIIVGGHHDSISNNSDPMLLAPGADDNASGTVAALEMARVILSSGYQPKCSIRFVTFAAEEFGLWGAKAYSAYAQATDMNIRLMMNHDMIANSNENPQTWRVRLMPYDGSLDHSAYASTLTQQYTTLNPVYGSLNSGSSDSHPFWQRGYNVIYFFEYQFCPYYHTSNDITANLNPVYCAEVIKASAAVAATFADMPGAPSNLSVLDAGSGNALYMSWQGYNDASLSHYNVYFSTTMGQWGTPVTTTNWNATISGLTQGQLYYVAVSSEDVFGNESYLIYGAGVPYSIPLTPHSLTDVPSPDSIVLSWNPNTEMDLAGYNIYRSNSSETPGSILNAVPFTGVAYPDNDVVGSLSYYYYRVAALDMQGNSSPLSVPIRSRPVSLNQGILIVDETKNLGGSNPFQPTDEQVDNFYAMLMNGFDVHHFDTESTESLLRLGDIGIYSSILWHGNDLSDMDYPYTVRNALLSYLSYGGNIMFSLYQPTLAFDLNSGYPATFPANNYLNYAVGIGSVNYSTAARFKYANPLIPGFPPLQVDSLKTTSSLNGHILRVEGIHAAEGAQNVYSYGSDYANSSAAGLMNGSPIAVLKDSGNGKIITLSFPLYNMQGASARALTYHVFTNLFNEASPNDDQNETHISPVRITASYPNPFSDRTSIAVKIKDGSIPINVSVYNLRGQQVREVFDGKVSGNHEFVWDGRDRQGNKAATGIYFVRVSQARDAVISKVMLIRN from the coding sequence ATGAAGAACTTAGTATTGATGTTGATCCTGGCGGGATTGCTGTTTCCATTGAGCGCGGGCGTGAATCGTATTGTCGCCATCGGAAGTGATTCCGCGAGGAAGAATATGGGAGACGCCAAACTCTATGATGCGGCTCACGGTCTGTCTCTCAGCGGTGCCGAGATCTATTATTACAACGAAAACTACATTGTCGCGGGGCTGGACGAACGTTTTGAGACCATGCACAAGGACTTGGCATATAGATATTTAGCCGCGGCACCAATGCGTTTGACCCTCTTTTTGGTGAGCCGGTTGGATATAGATGATCTGCTTGATCTTTCCACTTACGGACGGGTGCTTCTTGATCTTGGCACATCGCTGCTGCTGCAAAGCGATCTGAATGAAGTGGAACTGAGGGCGCGGATCCACAATCCATTCACTATTCTGGATACCGAGCCGATGCGTTTTCAAGCGCAGGCTTTGAACCTTTCCGTCGTGGATGAAACGCGCACGAGCATCAGCCAAATGATCTCACACGTGAACGCGGATAGCGTGCTCTCTTTCATTCAATCCCTGCAGGATTTTCAGACGCGCTATGCTTTTGCTTCAAACCGTTTGCAGGTGGCGCAATGGATTCAGCAGCAGTTCATTCGCATGGGTGTGGCTGATGCCCAATTGCATCAGTTCACCTGGCAAAACACTCAGCAGTATAACGTGGTGGCGACCATTCCCGGTTCCGTCTATCCGGATCAATATATCATCGTGGGCGGGCACCACGATTCGATCTCCAACAACAGCGACCCGATGCTTTTGGCTCCAGGCGCGGATGACAATGCCAGCGGGACGGTTGCCGCACTGGAAATGGCAAGAGTGATCCTGAGCAGCGGCTACCAACCCAAATGCTCGATCCGCTTCGTAACCTTCGCCGCGGAAGAATTTGGTCTTTGGGGCGCCAAGGCATATTCTGCCTACGCCCAGGCAACCGACATGAACATCCGCCTGATGATGAATCACGACATGATCGCCAATAGCAACGAAAATCCCCAAACTTGGCGGGTGCGTTTGATGCCCTATGATGGATCGCTCGATCACAGTGCCTACGCTTCGACGCTCACTCAGCAATATACCACTCTCAATCCTGTTTATGGCAGTTTAAACAGTGGCAGCAGCGACAGCCATCCTTTCTGGCAGCGCGGCTACAACGTGATCTATTTCTTCGAATATCAGTTTTGCCCCTATTATCATACTTCAAACGATATCACCGCAAATCTCAATCCTGTTTATTGCGCGGAAGTGATCAAAGCCTCCGCCGCCGTGGCAGCAACGTTTGCGGATATGCCGGGTGCGCCATCGAATCTGAGCGTGCTGGATGCCGGATCTGGAAACGCCCTCTATATGAGCTGGCAGGGCTATAACGATGCCAGCCTGAGCCATTACAATGTCTATTTCAGCACGACGATGGGGCAATGGGGAACTCCGGTGACCACCACAAACTGGAATGCCACGATTTCCGGCTTGACCCAAGGGCAGCTATATTACGTAGCAGTCAGCTCCGAAGATGTTTTCGGCAACGAAAGCTATCTGATCTATGGCGCCGGAGTGCCATATTCGATCCCGCTTACGCCACACAGCTTAACTGATGTTCCATCGCCGGATAGCATTGTCCTGAGCTGGAATCCCAATACCGAAATGGATTTGGCGGGATACAACATCTACCGTTCAAACAGTTCCGAAACGCCTGGATCGATCCTCAACGCCGTTCCTTTCACCGGCGTGGCTTATCCCGATAATGACGTCGTCGGCTCTTTATCCTACTATTACTACCGCGTCGCCGCTTTGGACATGCAAGGCAACAGCAGTCCGCTCAGTGTACCGATCCGCAGCCGTCCCGTTTCTTTGAATCAGGGGATATTGATCGTGGACGAGACGAAGAACCTGGGCGGCAGCAATCCTTTCCAGCCCACGGACGAGCAAGTCGATAATTTTTATGCTATGCTTATGAATGGATTTGACGTCCATCACTTTGACACTGAATCCACAGAGTCTTTGCTGCGGCTCGGGGATATCGGCATCTATTCTTCCATCCTCTGGCACGGCAACGATCTTTCGGACATGGACTATCCATACACCGTCCGCAACGCGCTGCTGAGCTATCTTTCTTATGGCGGGAATATCATGTTTTCGCTCTATCAACCGACGCTCGCCTTTGATCTGAACTCAGGCTACCCAGCTACTTTTCCGGCGAACAACTACTTAAACTATGCCGTTGGCATCGGATCGGTCAATTATAGCACCGCCGCGCGGTTCAAATATGCCAATCCCCTGATCCCCGGTTTTCCACCGCTGCAGGTTGACAGCCTCAAAACGACTTCCAGCCTGAACGGACACATCCTTCGGGTGGAGGGAATACATGCTGCCGAAGGCGCTCAAAACGTTTATTCATACGGATCGGACTATGCAAACAGCTCAGCCGCGGGCTTGATGAATGGCTCCCCGATAGCGGTGCTGAAAGATAGCGGCAACGGAAAGATCATCACCCTCAGCTTTCCACTTTACAATATGCAAGGCGCGAGCGCGAGAGCTTTGACGTATCACGTTTTTACCAATCTCTTCAACGAAGCTTCGCCGAATGACGATCAAAATGAAACTCATATCAGCCCGGTACGGATCACGGCAAGCTATCCCAATCCCTTCTCCGATCGCACTTCCATCGCCGTGAAGATCAAGGATGGCTCCATTCCCATCAACGTCTCGGTCTATAATCTCCGCGGACAGCAGGTGAGGGAAGTCTTTGACGGAAAGGTTTCCGGAAACCACGAATTCGTCTGGGACGGACGGGACAGACAAGGAAACAAAGCCGCGACCGGAATCTATTTTGTCCGCGTGAGCCAGGCTCGCGATGCCGTCATCAGCAAAGTGATGCTGATCAGGAACTAA
- a CDS encoding PDZ domain-containing protein encodes MKYLTMIPMMFALIVTGLNAQTNGTADPLIVTVEKEESDVNSIKNISVSINIPKANLASDSSVAHFGIYVEDLTFPTAQRLGYDKTFGILITAVAKNTAAWEVRLQEDDVILEINGKQVTNSAEFDKIKRTLRSGDQINLKYWREGIVTETTMLLGTRYKPGTTDADTPKTRKKLSAGYGGGTWIPMWFDVDMTDINELMTDIGFRPFNEKGMLMQGFGGKGHIGKGYFMGGQVVAFEDSKTIPDNTDPDFKLRLKYTLSLVGFTIDKRIPITKNVITSIGVVLGGGSHEIDIQRNNDAYQWPTSPTDISQGNHNAKLHRGYLMVQPRAELLVRMLPWFGLRAEGGYTYGYAPYKGWRMMGMKDEMIEIQNSPDTKLEGFNITIGPWFGF; translated from the coding sequence ATGAAGTACTTAACCATGATCCCGATGATGTTTGCCCTGATCGTTACGGGGCTCAACGCACAGACTAATGGCACCGCTGATCCGCTGATCGTGACGGTCGAAAAAGAAGAGAGCGATGTCAATTCCATTAAAAACATCAGCGTGAGTATCAACATCCCCAAGGCAAACCTCGCTTCTGATTCCAGTGTCGCCCATTTCGGCATCTACGTGGAAGACCTGACTTTCCCCACCGCCCAACGCCTCGGCTATGACAAAACCTTTGGCATCCTGATCACCGCCGTCGCAAAAAATACCGCGGCTTGGGAAGTTCGCCTGCAGGAAGACGATGTCATCCTGGAAATCAACGGCAAACAGGTCACCAACTCTGCCGAATTTGACAAGATCAAGCGCACCTTGCGCAGCGGAGACCAAATCAATCTGAAATACTGGCGGGAAGGAATCGTCACGGAAACCACGATGCTGCTCGGCACCAGATACAAACCCGGCACTACCGATGCTGACACTCCCAAAACCCGGAAAAAGCTCTCTGCGGGTTATGGCGGCGGCACCTGGATACCCATGTGGTTCGATGTGGATATGACGGATATCAATGAACTTATGACAGATATCGGCTTTCGCCCTTTCAACGAAAAGGGTATGCTGATGCAGGGTTTCGGAGGAAAGGGTCATATTGGCAAAGGCTATTTCATGGGCGGACAAGTTGTCGCCTTTGAGGACAGCAAAACCATCCCGGACAATACCGATCCGGACTTCAAATTAAGGCTGAAATACACCCTTTCCCTCGTGGGTTTCACTATCGACAAGCGCATCCCGATCACTAAAAATGTAATCACTTCCATTGGAGTAGTGCTCGGAGGCGGCAGCCACGAGATCGACATCCAACGCAACAATGATGCGTATCAGTGGCCCACTTCTCCCACAGATATCTCGCAGGGCAACCACAATGCGAAGCTTCATCGCGGCTATCTGATGGTTCAACCCCGCGCAGAATTGCTCGTTCGCATGCTTCCCTGGTTCGGATTGCGTGCCGAGGGCGGATACACTTATGGCTACGCGCCCTATAAAGGATGGAGAATGATGGGTATGAAGGATGAAATGATCGAGATCCAGAATTCCCCCGATACCAAGCTCGAAGGTTTCAACATCACTATCGGTCCCTGGTTCGGTTTCTAA
- a CDS encoding type ISP restriction/modification enzyme — protein sequence MAEAIFKQYLANLQVTLNQGDAREESFYEHIKTLLLQYAEITDKKKPDITILPKATEAGNPDFRVWDGKNHITGYIEAKAPSVFHLDQIETSEQLKRYLKVFPNLILTNFYEFRLYQRGLWICSAMIGRASNAIALHKTPPLEQAEQFSYLLERYFAFSLPAIDNPKSLAKELAKRTRFLRDEIIAIELAEEERQGKKVLLGFYDSFKRLLINKLTHEQFADLYAQTLTYGIFAARTKSEGEFNRELIYKYIPNTLGVLKSIFKFISYDEPPKALEVLIDDIAEILFVTDIKKILHAYYKEGKGSDPIIHFYETFLSEYDPTLREKRGVYYTPEPVVRYIVKSIHSILKSHFQLKDGLADSAVTLLDPAAGTLTFPAEAIKLAVQEYTTKYGSGSIKQMIKQHILPHFYALELMMAPYTVGHLKISYLLDELGYQMAEDERFKLYLSNTLEKDLPAQIETPFTHEITEECLLANKVKQDEPVLVILGNPPYSVNSENTNEWTEQLLKQDLDGANSYYKVDGMPLGEANPKMLQDDYVKFIRFAQWKIHKAGKGIVGMVTNHSYIDNATFKGMRQSLMHTFDQIYVLDLHGNSTKKETAPDGSKDENVFDIRTGVAILIMIKDGTVEKRVYHGDLYGLRSTKYDFLNENSIDSFEYTLINPKLPFYLFKPLTDDNTQYLNWEKVTDIFPLNSAGIKTARDNLTIQFDRQIMLNTVNQFTKLDTESARIAYDLDKDSSDWTIDLAQKDLKDSGLNPDYINPILYRPFDIRYTYYTGKIRGFLSRPRNEVMQHFREGNLGLILGRQGQVVGSDYLWNLAFISSKIIDNNVYYRGGGVLLPLYLHPDTHSEDIFATQDIQVNIEPKLLAHFTKLHISAETIFYYIYGILYSNIYRDRYAEYLRIDFPRIPFTKDIQLFKQLAEYGKAIADLHLMQSSELDTPIAKYQGNGDNDRVEQVVYNEAQGRIYINQNKYFEGISPEVWNYHIGGYQVLHKYLKDRKGRIMDDPIYYCRIVTALSKTIEIQAQIDEIYDEVEKDLLGA from the coding sequence ATGGCTGAAGCAATATTCAAGCAGTACCTTGCCAATCTGCAAGTCACTCTGAACCAGGGTGATGCCCGGGAAGAGAGCTTTTATGAGCACATCAAGACTCTTCTCCTGCAATATGCTGAGATAACGGATAAGAAAAAGCCGGACATCACTATTCTGCCCAAAGCAACCGAAGCCGGTAATCCCGACTTCCGGGTGTGGGATGGTAAAAACCATATAACCGGGTATATTGAAGCCAAAGCTCCAAGTGTATTCCATCTTGATCAGATCGAAACGTCAGAACAGTTGAAACGTTATCTGAAAGTCTTTCCCAATCTTATTCTGACCAATTTCTATGAGTTCAGGCTATATCAGCGTGGTCTATGGATATGTTCTGCTATGATAGGCAGGGCATCCAATGCCATAGCTCTGCACAAGACTCCTCCGCTGGAGCAAGCAGAGCAGTTTAGCTACCTTTTAGAACGTTACTTTGCCTTTTCACTGCCCGCCATAGATAACCCCAAGTCTCTTGCCAAAGAACTTGCCAAGCGCACCCGCTTCCTGCGGGATGAGATAATCGCCATTGAACTAGCAGAGGAAGAGAGACAGGGCAAAAAGGTGCTGTTGGGCTTCTATGATTCTTTCAAGCGACTGCTGATCAATAAACTGACCCATGAGCAGTTTGCTGATTTATATGCCCAAACACTCACCTACGGCATCTTTGCAGCCCGCACCAAGTCCGAAGGCGAGTTCAACCGCGAACTGATCTATAAATACATCCCAAACACACTCGGTGTGCTGAAAAGCATCTTTAAGTTCATCTCTTATGACGAACCGCCCAAAGCGCTGGAAGTCCTGATAGATGACATTGCCGAAATCCTCTTTGTAACGGACATCAAAAAGATTCTGCATGCCTATTATAAAGAAGGCAAGGGCAGTGACCCCATCATTCACTTCTATGAGACATTCCTCTCTGAATACGACCCTACCCTCAGGGAAAAGCGGGGCGTATATTATACTCCTGAACCAGTGGTGCGCTACATCGTCAAATCCATCCACAGTATCCTCAAATCTCATTTCCAACTCAAAGACGGATTGGCAGACAGTGCAGTCACTTTACTTGACCCGGCTGCCGGTACGCTTACCTTTCCGGCAGAAGCTATCAAACTGGCAGTGCAGGAATATACAACCAAGTACGGCTCTGGCAGTATCAAACAAATGATCAAGCAGCACATCCTCCCGCATTTCTATGCCTTGGAACTGATGATGGCACCCTACACCGTGGGGCATCTGAAAATCAGCTATCTGCTGGATGAACTCGGCTACCAAATGGCAGAGGATGAGAGGTTCAAACTTTACCTGTCGAATACACTGGAAAAGGATTTGCCAGCCCAGATCGAGACTCCATTTACCCACGAGATTACAGAAGAATGCCTGCTTGCCAATAAAGTCAAACAGGATGAGCCAGTGCTGGTGATTCTGGGTAATCCACCCTACAGCGTTAATAGTGAAAATACCAATGAATGGACAGAACAACTGCTCAAACAGGATTTGGATGGTGCCAACAGTTATTACAAAGTGGATGGAATGCCTTTGGGAGAAGCGAATCCTAAAATGCTTCAGGATGACTATGTGAAGTTTATCCGATTTGCACAATGGAAGATACACAAAGCCGGCAAAGGCATCGTAGGTATGGTGACTAACCACAGCTATATTGATAATGCTACGTTTAAGGGCATGAGACAAAGTCTGATGCATACCTTTGACCAGATCTATGTCTTGGATTTGCATGGCAATAGCACCAAGAAAGAGACCGCTCCTGATGGCAGTAAAGACGAGAATGTGTTTGATATCAGAACAGGTGTTGCCATCCTGATCATGATAAAAGACGGCACGGTAGAAAAGCGAGTCTATCATGGAGATTTGTATGGGCTTAGGTCTACCAAATACGACTTTCTGAATGAAAATAGCATTGATAGCTTTGAATATACGTTAATCAATCCCAAACTGCCTTTTTATCTCTTCAAACCTTTAACTGATGATAATACTCAATATCTAAACTGGGAGAAAGTGACCGATATCTTTCCTCTTAATAGCGCAGGGATCAAGACAGCGAGGGATAATCTGACAATTCAATTTGATAGACAAATTATGCTGAACACTGTCAATCAGTTTACAAAACTCGATACTGAGTCTGCTCGGATAGCTTATGATTTGGATAAAGACTCAAGCGATTGGACAATAGACTTGGCACAGAAAGACTTAAAAGACTCAGGATTGAATCCTGATTACATTAACCCCATTCTCTACAGACCTTTCGATATCAGATATACTTACTATACTGGCAAGATCAGGGGGTTTCTCAGCAGACCGAGAAATGAGGTCATGCAGCATTTTAGGGAAGGTAATTTGGGATTAATACTGGGTAGACAGGGACAAGTAGTGGGTTCTGATTATTTATGGAACTTGGCTTTTATCTCTTCGAAGATAATTGATAACAATGTCTATTATCGGGGTGGTGGTGTATTGTTGCCATTGTATCTACATCCGGACACCCACTCAGAGGATATCTTTGCCACACAAGATATTCAGGTAAACATCGAACCGAAACTGCTGGCACACTTCACTAAGCTGCACATATCAGCAGAAACCATCTTTTATTACATCTACGGCATCCTTTACAGCAACATCTATCGTGACCGTTATGCAGAGTATCTTAGGATAGACTTCCCCCGCATACCTTTTACCAAAGACATACAGCTTTTCAAGCAGTTGGCGGAGTATGGCAAGGCGATTGCAGATTTGCACCTGATGCAGAGCAGCGAACTGGACACACCCATTGCGAAATATCAGGGCAACGGCGATAATGACAGAGTGGAACAGGTAGTTTATAATGAGGCTCAAGGACGCATCTATATCAATCAAAATAAATACTTTGAAGGCATCAGTCCCGAAGTGTGGAATTATCATATCGGGGGCTATCAAGTGCTACACAAATACCTCAAAGACCGCAAAGGCAGAATCATGGATGATCCCATTTACTATTGCCGGATTGTGACAGCCCTCAGCAAAACTATCGAGATACAAGCACAAATAGACGAGATATATGATGAAGTGGAAAAGGATTTGTTAGGAGCTTAA